A portion of the Bacteroides faecium genome contains these proteins:
- a CDS encoding acyltransferase family protein yields the protein MNTTNLQFTRDYTQIIKGFAIVFMIVLHCFGGSGWYDADLPMNHNEFLMAFMPSLKICVGIFTFMVGYGYAFSKTKDFSYSWHHIKALLIPYWIILFGFTVPFCLNLICGGKSLINNAFGLQSNLSWVNWFIHFYIWSMIIMPFVGKMINKKPYLFGSIVIIAAFAGEVALHQLVPTYKDNCYLQTLFNCLTQTPTMILGYVFACMRLFQKVSIMELKGIGVKVLVVLGIVVMMFVILFIRSKIDAIVGFNLDFFYAPLMIACILYLFNQFQMPKLSKVMVSLGSNSVYMWFFHGLFFTAVIRSVYQPFIMVSTNLWIISLWTIVLTYICSVVIKKVVEY from the coding sequence ATGAATACAACAAACTTGCAGTTTACACGTGATTATACGCAGATCATAAAGGGCTTTGCCATAGTGTTTATGATAGTGCTACATTGCTTTGGTGGCAGCGGTTGGTATGATGCAGATCTGCCAATGAATCACAATGAGTTCTTGATGGCGTTCATGCCTTCATTGAAAATCTGTGTAGGTATTTTTACTTTCATGGTGGGTTACGGTTACGCTTTCTCCAAGACAAAGGATTTCTCCTACAGTTGGCACCACATTAAAGCACTCCTTATTCCATATTGGATTATACTGTTTGGCTTTACTGTTCCATTCTGTTTAAACTTAATATGTGGGGGTAAAAGCTTGATTAACAATGCGTTTGGTCTTCAAAGTAATCTTAGTTGGGTGAACTGGTTCATCCATTTCTACATCTGGTCAATGATTATTATGCCCTTTGTAGGAAAGATGATAAATAAAAAGCCATACCTCTTTGGAAGTATAGTAATAATAGCTGCTTTTGCAGGAGAAGTTGCTTTACATCAGTTAGTGCCTACATATAAGGATAATTGTTATCTACAGACACTATTCAACTGTCTTACACAGACGCCAACCATGATACTTGGTTATGTGTTTGCATGTATGCGACTCTTCCAAAAGGTTTCAATTATGGAATTGAAGGGTATAGGGGTTAAGGTGCTTGTTGTTTTGGGTATAGTAGTAATGATGTTTGTCATCCTCTTTATCCGCTCAAAGATAGATGCCATAGTCGGTTTCAATCTCGATTTCTTCTATGCCCCTCTGATGATAGCTTGCATTCTCTATCTTTTCAATCAGTTTCAGATGCCGAAGCTCAGCAAGGTTATGGTTTCGTTAGGTAGCAATTCCGTGTATATGTGGTTTTTCCATGGATTGTTCTTCACAGCTGTCATCCGTTCGGTTTATCAGCCCTTCATTATGGTCAGCACCAATCTCTGGATCATCTCCCTTTGGACAATAGTACTCACCTACATCTGTTCGGTAGTGATCAAGAAGGTTGTGGAGTATTAA
- a CDS encoding thiamine pyrophosphate-binding protein — protein MSQIEKQYDDLRYKTGCFYTNERNKQIIIFLLKKYGIKRVVVSPGATNFALVGSMQHDSFFEMYSCVDERAAAYMAIGMAEKSNEPVVLSCTGATASRNYMAALTYAFKRNIPILVITSSLSLASVGHLKAQVTDREHSPVDMILKSYQFDNIKDAEDDWKVNVKTNEAITQLLLNRKPVLINVCTTYSLNFVVRELSGVKYIPTYSLSSELPSIPNTNICVFIGSHKRFSAEQTAALEKFCECHNAVVMADHTSGYYGRYRVNMVLPFSQELYFSKNREVGLLIHLGEISGDYYTFGGLQPKMVWRVNTDGVYSDFFKKLTAVFKMQEADFFNHYNNGCTSGHSYYESCLKEREMFFQKRPDIPFSNIWIASQLHDKLPKGSQLHLGILNSLRSWDFFDLPEGVEGNSNVGGFGIDGCVSSLVGAAMMSPDKIFYGVVGDLTFYYDVNILLNKCLPKNFRLIVVNNGRGIEFRNYCHPASMAFGKSVDSFVAAAGHFGNQQNSAIIDLCKEANIDYHAISSKEDFSSIIGKLVSPQNDKAMVVECFTSAEDESNALRQCRQCVQDPYWRIRKVKRVIGRIKNRLGL, from the coding sequence ATGAGTCAGATAGAAAAACAATATGATGATCTTAGATATAAGACAGGCTGTTTCTACACAAACGAACGCAACAAGCAAATCATCATATTCCTCCTGAAAAAATATGGCATAAAGAGGGTTGTTGTCTCTCCTGGAGCTACCAATTTTGCGCTTGTTGGCAGTATGCAGCACGATTCATTTTTCGAAATGTATTCTTGTGTTGACGAGCGTGCAGCTGCTTATATGGCAATTGGTATGGCAGAGAAGAGCAATGAACCTGTAGTCCTTTCTTGTACGGGTGCAACTGCCTCAAGAAACTATATGGCAGCATTGACTTATGCTTTCAAGCGTAATATACCTATATTGGTCATAACTTCAAGTCTCTCGTTGGCTTCAGTAGGACATCTGAAAGCTCAGGTTACAGACAGAGAGCACTCACCGGTGGATATGATTTTAAAGTCATATCAGTTTGATAACATTAAGGATGCAGAGGATGATTGGAAGGTTAATGTGAAAACTAATGAAGCTATCACACAACTCTTGCTTAATAGGAAACCTGTTCTCATCAATGTGTGCACTACATATAGTTTGAATTTTGTAGTAAGGGAATTATCTGGTGTCAAGTATATACCTACTTACTCCTTAAGTTCAGAGTTGCCTTCCATCCCCAACACCAATATCTGCGTGTTTATTGGATCGCATAAAAGATTTTCGGCTGAGCAGACAGCAGCTTTGGAAAAGTTTTGTGAGTGTCATAATGCCGTTGTTATGGCTGACCATACAAGTGGGTATTATGGTAGATATAGAGTGAATATGGTCTTGCCATTTAGTCAGGAACTTTACTTCTCCAAAAATCGGGAAGTGGGACTTCTTATTCATCTTGGTGAGATCTCTGGCGATTATTACACTTTTGGCGGTCTTCAACCGAAGATGGTATGGCGTGTAAATACAGATGGTGTATATTCTGATTTCTTCAAGAAACTGACGGCTGTCTTCAAAATGCAGGAAGCAGATTTCTTCAATCACTATAATAATGGATGTACGTCAGGTCATTCCTACTATGAATCTTGCTTGAAAGAGCGTGAGATGTTTTTCCAAAAGAGACCAGACATTCCATTTAGTAATATCTGGATAGCAAGTCAGTTGCACGACAAACTTCCGAAGGGTTCACAGCTCCACCTTGGTATTTTGAATTCATTGCGTTCATGGGATTTCTTTGATTTGCCGGAAGGTGTTGAAGGCAATTCTAATGTAGGCGGATTTGGTATAGACGGTTGTGTTTCTTCCTTGGTAGGAGCCGCTATGATGTCGCCTGATAAGATTTTTTATGGCGTTGTTGGAGATTTGACATTTTACTATGATGTAAATATTTTACTTAATAAATGTTTACCAAAGAACTTCAGATTAATCGTAGTCAACAACGGAAGAGGCATTGAATTCAGAAATTATTGCCATCCAGCATCAATGGCGTTCGGCAAATCTGTTGACTCTTTTGTAGCTGCAGCTGGTCATTTTGGCAATCAGCAGAATAGTGCCATCATTGATCTTTGCAAAGAAGCCAATATTGATTATCACGCTATCTCTTCAAAAGAAGATTTTTCCAGTATTATTGGAAAACTCGTTTCTCCGCAAAATGATAAAGCGATGGTGGTGGAATGCTTTACAAGTGCTGAGGACGAAAGTAACGCTCTTCGTCAATGCAGGCAATGTGTTCAGGATCCCTATTGGCGTATTCGTAAGGTTAAGAGAGTGATAGGTAGAATTAAAAATAGATTAGGATTATGA
- a CDS encoding MATE family efflux transporter, with product MADSISDNKRIAKNTLALYFRTFITMIVGLYTSRIMLQALGVDDYGINNVVGGIVAMSSFLTGAVSSAIARFITYALGDGDKHRMKVVFSTSVNVMIAMSIVAVIALEIIGVWFLNSQADIPDGRMTAANWVLQFSIITLVLNLISTPYNATIVAHEHMSIYAYVSIVEVVLKLGVCFAIMAFGGDRLILFAILTAAIALGIRLFYSWYCQRNFEEARYSHKLFDKSFLKEMTQFTGWYMVGNAVWVFNTQGVNMLINVFFGVVLNATRGVAVTVTGAINTFVNNFTVAFVPQITKSYASGDKDRLLFLVFQGTKITWYLLFILIIPVFWEAETLLKLWLGNPPKYSDLFLRFALFESWSMVVSFALHNTILAIGKLKRVQLQIALYTALIFPITWLCFLAGAPAWSSCIVFVLLNTTSKAFTLYELKRLIDFPVNSFMRQCVLRCTAVTALAFALPGVLVYLMPQTTLRFFIVVSVSMLWTLICAYRLGLNSSERLAVRSIINKVLNRFVNKK from the coding sequence TTCAGATAACAAACGAATAGCCAAAAATACGCTTGCATTGTACTTCCGTACTTTCATTACGATGATAGTGGGATTGTACACAAGCCGTATTATGCTACAAGCGCTTGGTGTTGACGACTATGGTATAAACAATGTTGTAGGTGGCATTGTTGCAATGAGTTCCTTTTTGACAGGAGCTGTTTCATCTGCTATCGCACGATTTATCACGTATGCTCTTGGTGATGGTGACAAACACCGTATGAAAGTTGTTTTTTCTACAAGTGTCAATGTGATGATAGCTATGTCAATTGTTGCAGTCATAGCACTTGAGATTATTGGAGTGTGGTTCCTTAACTCACAAGCGGACATCCCTGATGGACGAATGACTGCAGCAAACTGGGTGCTGCAATTTTCAATCATTACGCTTGTGCTAAATCTCATCAGTACACCTTATAATGCTACCATTGTAGCACACGAGCACATGTCTATTTATGCCTATGTGAGTATTGTTGAGGTAGTGCTGAAATTGGGTGTATGCTTCGCGATTATGGCTTTTGGTGGCGACCGCTTGATTCTGTTTGCTATACTGACTGCTGCTATTGCTTTGGGCATTCGATTGTTTTATTCATGGTATTGCCAACGCAATTTCGAAGAAGCAAGATACAGTCATAAGCTGTTCGACAAGTCCTTCCTAAAGGAAATGACTCAGTTTACAGGGTGGTATATGGTAGGAAATGCTGTGTGGGTATTTAACACACAAGGCGTTAATATGCTTATCAATGTATTCTTTGGTGTTGTACTGAATGCGACCCGAGGAGTTGCTGTAACCGTCACTGGTGCTATCAATACATTCGTAAACAACTTCACTGTAGCATTTGTTCCGCAAATTACCAAGAGTTATGCTTCGGGAGATAAAGATCGTTTGCTTTTCCTGGTGTTTCAAGGCACCAAGATAACATGGTATCTCTTGTTTATATTGATCATTCCTGTTTTTTGGGAAGCAGAAACTTTGCTAAAACTTTGGCTTGGTAACCCTCCAAAGTATTCTGATTTATTCCTTCGTTTTGCTTTGTTTGAAAGTTGGTCAATGGTCGTAAGTTTTGCACTTCACAACACGATATTGGCAATAGGAAAATTGAAGAGAGTACAGTTGCAAATTGCGCTTTATACAGCTTTGATTTTCCCGATTACATGGTTGTGTTTCTTGGCAGGAGCTCCAGCATGGTCTTCATGCATCGTTTTTGTACTTCTGAACACCACATCAAAAGCATTCACTCTTTACGAACTAAAACGCCTTATTGATTTTCCTGTAAATAGCTTTATGAGACAATGCGTTCTGCGATGTACGGCTGTTACTGCACTAGCATTCGCACTACCAGGAGTTCTCGTGTATCTGATGCCGCAAACCACTTTACGCTTCTTTATTGTGGTTTCTGTGTCGATGTTATGGACGCTGATATGTGCATATAGACTTGGATTAAACAGTTCCGAGAGATTAGCTGTTCGTTCAATAATAAATAAGGTGCTGAATAGATTTGTAAATAAGAAATAA
- a CDS encoding SDR family NAD(P)-dependent oxidoreductase, translating to MSVISKLKSVVKGILRSVQPRTAVQANISQLAPNELLKDRCALITGGTSGIGFAIAEAYLKAGAKVIVTGRSESKLKKAVDDLEGYGECCGVVMDITKTETLQDDFNTAVSKYGKIDILVNNAGVSGALISNATPEAFDAVIDTNLKGVFFLSQIVGKYMVKNGIHGNILNISSASSIRPAACAYTISKWGIRGFTMGLARTLLPYGIVVNALAPGPTATPLLKKDADADDISLLRTPAGRYALPCEIANMAVILVSSMARLVVGDTVFMTGGAGNINNGDIDYTI from the coding sequence ATGAGTGTCATAAGCAAATTAAAGAGTGTCGTAAAGGGCATTTTGAGAAGTGTTCAACCAAGAACAGCCGTTCAGGCTAATATATCACAATTAGCTCCGAATGAATTACTCAAGGATCGTTGTGCATTGATTACGGGCGGAACCAGCGGTATCGGCTTTGCTATTGCAGAGGCGTATCTCAAAGCTGGTGCAAAAGTCATTGTTACAGGACGCTCAGAGAGCAAACTAAAAAAAGCCGTTGATGATTTGGAGGGTTATGGTGAATGCTGTGGGGTGGTTATGGACATAACGAAGACAGAAACATTGCAGGATGACTTCAATACTGCTGTTTCAAAATATGGGAAGATAGATATTCTTGTCAACAATGCCGGAGTTTCAGGTGCATTAATCTCAAATGCAACTCCAGAGGCATTTGATGCTGTAATAGATACCAATCTGAAGGGCGTATTCTTCCTTTCTCAGATTGTAGGTAAATATATGGTAAAGAATGGTATTCACGGTAACATTCTGAATATTTCTTCAGCATCAAGCATCAGACCTGCGGCATGTGCTTATACTATCTCAAAATGGGGCATCCGTGGATTTACTATGGGACTTGCACGTACCTTGTTACCATACGGTATTGTTGTTAATGCATTGGCTCCTGGCCCTACAGCAACCCCATTACTCAAAAAGGATGCCGATGCAGATGATATCTCGTTACTTAGAACTCCTGCTGGTAGATACGCATTGCCTTGCGAAATTGCAAATATGGCGGTCATTCTTGTGAGTAGCATGGCACGATTGGTAGTTGGCGATACTGTATTCATGACCGGTGGCGCTGGTAACATAAATAATGGTGACATCGATTATACTATCTAA
- a CDS encoding polysaccharide pyruvyl transferase family protein, with the protein MKLGILTFHCAHNYGALLQCYALQEYLKSLGHDVSVIDYRPRYLVSGYLRSSLHYWISRTPKYIFSKFFYELKVHKARTRRFDKFDDFINKKFHLAPYSKDMDFSEYDAIFIGSDQVWDKAICGGTFEPVYFGEKAVCCIISYAASNKMSSLTDEDKAYFKSRLERFTAIGVREKRLQELLQPLTNKEVAHTVDPTLLAGSLLTDGIEDKRLVKDEYVLVYEVVEHPEVIRTAREYAKSHGCKVVLLSAYLMTTDLDIRDQEALPSDFVNYIRHAECVFTTSFHGTALSIILKKKFYSFRQYTNSDIRIESLLNVVGIQNRFIDMGAPIDNTDVDYTNAYQNLNRSVDSSRLFIENALAKVRS; encoded by the coding sequence ATGAAGTTAGGCATACTTACATTCCATTGTGCACATAATTACGGAGCATTGCTACAATGTTATGCACTTCAGGAATATCTCAAGTCATTAGGTCATGATGTCTCAGTCATTGACTATCGCCCACGGTACTTAGTATCTGGTTATCTGCGAAGCTCACTCCATTACTGGATTTCGCGCACTCCCAAATATATTTTTAGCAAGTTCTTCTACGAGCTAAAGGTACACAAGGCACGAACACGCAGATTCGACAAGTTTGATGACTTTATCAATAAGAAATTCCATCTTGCTCCTTATAGCAAGGATATGGATTTCAGCGAATATGATGCTATCTTTATCGGTAGTGACCAAGTGTGGGATAAGGCTATCTGTGGAGGCACTTTTGAACCAGTATATTTTGGTGAGAAAGCAGTTTGTTGTATCATTTCTTATGCTGCAAGCAACAAAATGTCTTCATTGACAGATGAGGATAAAGCTTACTTCAAATCCAGACTGGAACGATTTACAGCCATTGGTGTTCGAGAGAAAAGATTGCAGGAACTGCTCCAACCGCTCACAAACAAAGAGGTTGCACATACTGTTGATCCTACATTGTTGGCAGGCTCCTTACTAACGGATGGTATCGAGGACAAACGTCTTGTGAAGGATGAATATGTTTTGGTTTATGAGGTGGTAGAGCATCCCGAGGTTATTCGTACTGCAAGAGAGTACGCAAAGTCCCATGGCTGCAAGGTTGTCTTGTTGAGTGCATACTTAATGACAACTGATCTGGACATTAGAGACCAGGAGGCTTTACCTTCGGATTTTGTAAACTATATCCGACATGCCGAATGTGTTTTTACTACTTCGTTTCATGGTACAGCATTATCTATTATTCTAAAGAAAAAGTTTTACAGTTTCCGTCAGTATACCAATTCGGATATAAGAATAGAATCTTTGCTGAATGTGGTAGGAATTCAAAATCGTTTTATCGATATGGGTGCGCCTATTGATAATACAGATGTTGATTACACAAATGCTTATCAAAACTTGAATAGGAGTGTTGATAGTTCGAGATTGTTTATAGAGAATGCTTTAGCAAAAGTGAGATCATGA